The following are from one region of the Prionailurus bengalensis isolate Pbe53 chromosome A2, Fcat_Pben_1.1_paternal_pri, whole genome shotgun sequence genome:
- the TMEM158 gene encoding transmembrane protein 158: MLLPLAALLAAACPLPPARGGAADAPGLGGAPPNASVNASSAGEPAAPRLLASAAPGPPERPGPEEAAAAAPCNISVQRQMLSSLLVRWGRPRGFQCDLLLFSTNAHGRAFFAAAFHRVGPPLLIEHLGLAAGGAQQDLRLCVGCGWVRGRRPGRLRPAAAAAAAGAPTALPAYPAAEPPGPLWLQGEPLHFCCLDFSLEELQGEPGWRLNRKPIESTLVACFMTLVIVVWSVAALIWPVPIIAGFLPNGMEQRRTTASAAAAAAAAAPAAVPAGTTTAAAAAAAAAAAAAAAAVTSGAAAK; the protein is encoded by the coding sequence ATGCTGCTCCCGCTCGCCGCGCTGCTGGCCGCCGCCTGCCCGCTGCCGCCCGCCCGCGGCGGGGCCGCGGACGCGCCGGGCCTCGGTGGGGCGCCCCCCAACGCCTCCGTCAACGCGTCGTCCGCGGGCGAGCCCGCCGCCCCGCGGCTGCTGGCCTCCGCGGCGCCCGGGCCCCCCGAGCGCCCGGGcccggaggaggcggcggcggcggcgccgtgCAACATCAGCGTGCAGCGGCAGATGCTGAGCTCGCTGCTCGTGCGCTGGGGCCGCCCGCGGGGCTTCCAGTGCGACCTGCTGCTCTTCTCCACCAACGCGCACGGCCGCGCCTTCTTCGCCGCCGCCTTCCACCGCGTCGGGCCGCCGCTGCTCATCGAGCACCTGGGGCTGGCGGCCGGCGGCGCGCAGCAGGACCTGCGCCTGTGCGTGGGCTGCGGCTGGGTGCGCGGCCGCCGCCCCGGCCGCCTccggcccgccgccgccgccgccgccgccggggcgCCCACCGCGCTGCCCGCCTACCCCGCGGCCGAGCCCCCCGGGCCGCTGTGGCTGCAGGGCGAGCCGCTGCACTTCTGCTGCCTGGACTTCAGCCTGGAGGAGCTGCAGGGCGAGCCGGGCTGGCGGCTGAACCGCAAGCCCATCGAGTCCACGCTGGTGGCCTGCTTCATGACCCTGGTCATCGTCGTGTGGAGCGTGGCCGCCCTCATCTGGCCGGTGCCCATCATCGCCGGCTTCCTGCCCAACGGCATGGAGCAGCGCCGGACCACCgccagcgccgccgccgccgccgccgccgccgcccccgccgccgtgCCCGCGGGGAccaccaccgccgccgccgcggccgcggccgccgccgccgccgccgcggccgcagCCGTCACCTCGGGGGCGGCGGCCAAGTGA